In Gammaproteobacteria bacterium, the sequence CTAGAGCAAAATCAAAGTATTACAGTTCAACTGCGTAACTCCTAAGCTGTTTAAAAAGTGTGTACACAATCACTCGGGTCTTGACATTTAAACGTGTCTCAGCTATCGGCT encodes:
- a CDS encoding hypothetical protein (Evidence 5 : Unknown function) — encoded protein: MKPIAETRLNVKTRVIVYTLFKQLRSYAVEL